A stretch of the Myxosarcina sp. GI1 genome encodes the following:
- the mutL gene encoding DNA mismatch repair endonuclease MutL — protein sequence MLGEIRALPAEVVDLIAAGEVIDSLAAVVRELVENSLDAEANRISVSIVPESWQVRVTDNGKGMSLKDLKACVKPHSTSKIRSREDLWHITSLGFRGEALHSIAQVAQLEICSRSSAADSVGWKASYKQGKLVTEEAVAIAPGTTVTAIDLFEKIPVRRRGLPPFPQQLKTIQKIIYQIALCHPQVTWQIKLQEKLWFSLSPGKNARDILPQILKRIKHDDLHYLKLEIPTPSNESEMREDTETERLGEWLTETNDNSQSPLELIIGLPDRCHRHRADWVKVAVNRRFVRSPELEQTMLNGMAKTLPRDRFPVCLLHLQTCPSQIDWNRHPAKTEIYLHSLTYWQTEVARAIERALKFDSDNLPQVVSDRRIGKILQVAEARGKYHLNNELNPPLIGIKKPKISSLTLKVVAQVNKTYIVAEHATGMWLIEQHIAHERVLYEQLQDDWQLVPIETPLVLNNLIPRQIEQLEKLGMAIEPFGENLWAVRNIPQMLARREDCSDALLELSWGGDLRTAQVATACRSAIRNGTPLTMEEMQNLVNCWQATRNPRTCPHGRPIYLSLEETELSRFFRRHWVIGKSHGI from the coding sequence ATGCTTGGCGAGATACGAGCTTTACCAGCCGAAGTAGTCGATCTGATTGCTGCTGGAGAAGTAATTGATTCTCTCGCAGCAGTCGTGCGCGAGTTGGTGGAAAATTCCTTAGATGCAGAGGCAAATCGTATTAGCGTATCTATAGTTCCCGAATCCTGGCAGGTAAGGGTCACAGATAACGGAAAAGGTATGTCTCTTAAAGACCTCAAAGCTTGCGTCAAACCACACAGTACCAGCAAAATCCGTAGCCGTGAAGATCTCTGGCACATAACTAGCCTGGGTTTTCGCGGTGAGGCACTCCATAGCATCGCTCAAGTAGCACAGTTAGAAATTTGTAGCCGTAGTTCGGCAGCAGATAGCGTAGGCTGGAAAGCTAGCTATAAGCAAGGAAAGTTAGTGACAGAAGAAGCTGTAGCGATCGCGCCTGGTACGACTGTAACCGCGATCGATTTATTTGAGAAAATCCCCGTACGTCGTCGGGGTTTGCCGCCATTTCCCCAGCAGTTAAAAACGATTCAAAAAATAATTTATCAAATTGCCCTGTGTCATCCTCAAGTTACCTGGCAAATTAAACTGCAAGAAAAATTGTGGTTTAGTCTCAGTCCTGGAAAGAATGCCAGAGATATTTTGCCCCAAATTTTAAAAAGAATCAAACACGACGATTTACACTATCTCAAGTTAGAAATTCCCACGCCTTCAAATGAAAGTGAAATGCGGGAAGATACGGAAACTGAGAGATTGGGCGAATGGCTGACGGAAACTAACGACAACTCTCAGTCTCCCTTAGAATTGATAATTGGTTTGCCCGATCGCTGTCATCGTCATCGAGCCGACTGGGTTAAAGTAGCAGTAAATCGTCGCTTCGTGCGCTCGCCAGAATTAGAACAGACAATGTTAAACGGTATGGCAAAAACCCTGCCGCGCGATCGCTTTCCCGTCTGTTTGTTGCATTTACAAACCTGTCCCAGCCAGATTGACTGGAATCGTCATCCAGCCAAAACTGAAATCTATCTGCATTCTCTGACTTACTGGCAAACAGAAGTAGCGCGGGCGATCGAGCGGGCATTAAAGTTCGATAGCGATAATCTTCCCCAGGTAGTGAGCGATCGCCGCATCGGTAAAATACTTCAGGTAGCCGAAGCTAGAGGTAAATACCATCTCAATAATGAGCTAAATCCGCCTTTGATTGGGATAAAAAAACCTAAAATTAGCTCTCTTACTCTAAAAGTGGTCGCTCAGGTCAATAAAACCTATATTGTTGCCGAACACGCTACTGGAATGTGGCTAATCGAACAGCATATCGCTCACGAAAGAGTATTGTACGAACAGCTACAGGACGACTGGCAGTTAGTTCCCATAGAAACTCCTCTGGTTTTAAATAACTTGATTCCCAGACAAATCGAGCAGCTAGAGAAATTGGGTATGGCGATCGAACCTTTTGGCGAGAATTTATGGGCGGTCAGAAACATACCGCAAATGCTGGCGCGTAGAGAAGATTGTAGCGATGCTCTACTGGAGTTAAGCTGGGGTGGCGACTTACGAACCGCTCAAGTTGCTACTGCCTGCCGTAGTGCCATCCGCAACGGTACGCCTTTAACGATGGAGGAGATGCAAAATCTAGTTAATTGCTGGCAAGCGACCCGCAATCCCCGCACCTGCCCTCACGGTAGACCAATTTATCTCTCTCTAGAAGAAACCGAACTATCTAGGTTTTTCCGCCGTCATTGGGTAATTGGCAAGAGTCACGGTATTTAA
- the psaK gene encoding photosystem I reaction center subunit PsaK, producing the protein MTYLTLLAATSTPNTVSWSPKVAIVMVLCNVLAIALGKFALNNYSAYSAEPGLPSPQFFGGMGLPALLGTTSLGHMIGAGVILGLANIGAL; encoded by the coding sequence TTGACTTATTTAACTTTATTAGCAGCAACTTCAACCCCAAATACGGTTTCCTGGAGTCCCAAAGTTGCAATAGTGATGGTACTGTGTAATGTTTTAGCGATCGCTTTAGGCAAATTTGCTTTGAACAACTATAGTGCCTACAGCGCAGAACCAGGTTTACCTTCTCCCCAATTTTTTGGCGGTATGGGCTTACCAGCATTACTAGGTACTACTAGCCTGGGTCACATGATCGGTGCTGGAGTTATTTTGGGACTTGCTAATATTGGTGCGCTTTAA
- a CDS encoding molecular chaperone DnaJ, whose translation MTAKHMNLADAIATTKSQLDRVEAREKANQQEQASINQRVQQLEREIQEKHLRQSQLDEEAIQLYSQAETLRLKLGKLERIVQLSQEFQDLQSECSQDRGLLDALYTSVLKFQPESVAERDNNWQTSDSTNFSNEGKENFPLTIDRIKQNLPNAEKLYQQLVAKHVETFQSYQNFWVDGLDLIWCSLAFIAFGRSSYRQMGLKFHPDRQGSERSMQLINTAWEISQQYFEDMGTNSTASLK comes from the coding sequence ATGACTGCCAAACACATGAATTTAGCTGATGCGATCGCCACAACCAAATCTCAGTTAGATCGGGTTGAAGCCAGGGAAAAAGCCAATCAACAAGAACAAGCCAGCATCAACCAGCGCGTCCAACAACTAGAACGGGAAATACAAGAAAAACATTTACGTCAGAGTCAGCTAGATGAAGAAGCAATTCAGTTATACAGTCAGGCAGAAACTTTAAGACTAAAACTCGGCAAGTTAGAGCGTATTGTCCAGTTATCTCAAGAATTTCAAGATTTACAGTCGGAGTGTAGCCAAGATCGAGGTTTGCTAGATGCCTTGTATACTTCGGTATTGAAGTTTCAGCCAGAATCAGTTGCAGAAAGAGACAACAACTGGCAGACTTCAGATAGTACCAATTTCAGCAACGAAGGCAAAGAAAATTTTCCCTTAACGATCGATCGCATCAAACAAAATCTACCCAATGCCGAAAAACTGTACCAACAGTTAGTTGCCAAACACGTGGAAACTTTTCAAAGCTATCAAAATTTTTGGGTCGATGGTTTGGATTTAATTTGGTGTTCTCTAGCATTTATTGCTTTTGGGCGGTCGTCCTATCGGCAGATGGGCTTAAAATTTCATCCCGACCGTCAAGGTTCCGAACGCTCGATGCAGTTAATTAATACCGCCTGGGAAATTTCTCAACAGTATTTTGAAGATATGGGAACTAATAGTACCGCTTCGCTTAAGTAG
- a CDS encoding DICT sensory domain-containing protein produces the protein MLKGSILQRLNEAHRGDEKPLNLGVYYKNTLVALCHALEDFILESQQSPPLMITAFQRGKWYLEEADRYGDIAKKADRIVIMAASESGFETHATSQQDNVDLIHLQPDDPVGREWHLIILSPTYTAMVLCQELSEADYGKQKPQEDLERKFYGFWTFEPKLVRETIDIAIDHIENYRPDLAEMLAKKARAVNSQFNARRRDDIDAVVSLVVKYLQASQENLHQPETAADHDMFQELDNNIVSNGLQAFLRMAQLLDRTDVNNPMAASEVTAMAEAMAQLLDLPAWQAKRLHLAGLLHRVGLPKLTRNDRNSSAQQEILQREDSLPKASVLRVMPQLDAISKILLHQREAWDGSGIPAGLAHDDIPLESRIIGLLADFQQKMRAYQQYAKDKNHYAQALEDCQTLAGRRYDPKLVEALNLLVMGLQQGMSLQTYQPKISGGMWLINSEKIADSSTLSS, from the coding sequence ATGTTAAAAGGTTCGATATTACAAAGATTAAATGAAGCTCATCGCGGCGACGAAAAACCCCTGAATTTAGGAGTCTACTATAAAAACACTTTGGTAGCTTTATGTCATGCTTTAGAAGATTTTATTTTAGAGTCACAACAAAGCCCGCCACTGATGATTACTGCTTTTCAGCGCGGTAAGTGGTATTTAGAAGAAGCAGACCGCTACGGCGACATCGCTAAAAAAGCCGATCGCATTGTCATTATGGCTGCGTCCGAGTCTGGTTTTGAAACTCATGCTACCAGCCAACAAGACAATGTAGATCTAATTCATCTGCAACCCGACGATCCAGTAGGGCGCGAATGGCACCTGATAATTCTATCTCCTACTTATACGGCGATGGTTCTCTGTCAAGAACTATCGGAAGCCGATTATGGAAAACAAAAGCCTCAAGAAGATTTAGAACGTAAATTCTACGGTTTTTGGACATTCGAGCCAAAATTAGTTCGCGAAACGATTGATATAGCTATCGACCATATTGAAAATTATCGACCCGATCTGGCTGAAATGCTGGCAAAAAAAGCACGAGCCGTTAACTCCCAATTTAATGCTAGACGGAGAGACGATATCGATGCCGTAGTATCGTTAGTGGTTAAATACCTCCAGGCTTCCCAGGAAAACCTGCACCAACCAGAAACAGCAGCCGACCACGATATGTTTCAGGAGTTGGATAACAACATAGTCTCCAACGGCTTGCAGGCTTTTTTACGGATGGCACAGCTTTTAGATCGCACCGATGTCAACAACCCGATGGCGGCTTCGGAAGTGACGGCAATGGCAGAAGCGATGGCACAACTGCTCGATCTTCCTGCCTGGCAAGCCAAACGCCTGCATTTAGCTGGCTTGTTACATCGTGTTGGCTTACCTAAATTAACTAGAAACGATCGAAATTCTTCTGCCCAACAAGAAATTTTGCAACGGGAAGATTCCTTACCTAAAGCCTCAGTGTTACGAGTTATGCCCCAACTCGACGCAATTTCCAAAATTTTGCTCCATCAGCGCGAAGCTTGGGACGGTTCGGGGATTCCTGCGGGTTTGGCACACGATGATATTCCTTTAGAATCACGAATTATCGGTCTACTGGCGGATTTTCAGCAGAAAATGAGAGCTTACCAGCAATATGCCAAAGACAAAAACCACTACGCTCAAGCTTTAGAAGATTGTCAGACTTTAGCAGGTAGGAGATACGATCCCAAACTGGTAGAAGCTTTAAATTTATTAGTTATGGGGTTACAGCAGGGCATGAGCCTACAAACCTATCAACCCAAAATTTCTGGCGGTATGTGGCTGATAAATTCCGAAAAAATCGCCGATAGTTCGACCTTATCATCCTAA
- a CDS encoding IS1634 family transposase, with translation MTPSTAEVKVKDLNHCGIIAGIIDEIGLVEEIDKIIASHGNQKVTTGQAVKAMIINGLGMISSPLYLFPKFFEGKATEHLLGEGILPEHLNDDCLGRALDKLYQEGVTKVFVTVALTAAQKMGVKLNSLHLDSSSFHVDGEYLETEEIDPEPGRIRIKYGYSRDHRPDLKQFIIDLMCSGDGDVPLYLRVADGNEADKSVFPKLIQQFKREWNLDTLFVADAALYSADNLQQIQSLQWLSRVPATVKETTTLLTLPDELFDHSTIDGYLIAECGSYYGSVKQRWLIVESKKRKQSDLHQLSKRLTTKKNQAQTQLKQLCRQKFACQPDAEKAVQNLRKKLRFYQLDDVKLIPHFSHGKSGRPPQNQLPTQVHYQIDASLIPNLNAIALEERKAGRFILATNVLDKHQLSNDQLLIEYKAQQSTERGFRFLKEPLFFTSSVFLKSPKRIAALAIVMGLSLLVYSLGQRALRLALATAGQTIPNQLGKPTTSPTLRWVFQCFMSVHLVSFGGVKQISNLTSERSHILQFFNSYCRQYYLLS, from the coding sequence ATGACACCATCAACAGCAGAAGTAAAAGTTAAAGACCTAAATCACTGTGGAATAATCGCAGGAATAATTGATGAAATTGGGCTAGTAGAGGAAATAGACAAAATTATCGCTTCTCATGGCAACCAAAAAGTAACAACAGGGCAAGCAGTGAAAGCCATGATTATCAATGGCTTGGGCATGATTAGCTCTCCATTATATCTGTTCCCAAAATTCTTTGAGGGTAAAGCTACAGAACATTTACTGGGGGAAGGAATATTACCAGAACATCTTAATGACGATTGCCTTGGTAGAGCCTTGGATAAATTGTACCAAGAGGGAGTAACCAAAGTATTTGTAACAGTAGCATTGACCGCAGCCCAGAAGATGGGAGTCAAGCTCAACAGTTTACATCTTGATTCGAGTTCATTTCATGTCGATGGAGAATATCTTGAAACAGAAGAAATAGACCCAGAGCCAGGAAGAATTAGAATCAAATACGGCTATTCGAGAGATCATCGACCAGACTTAAAGCAATTTATTATCGATCTGATGTGCAGTGGAGATGGAGATGTACCTTTGTACCTCAGAGTTGCAGATGGCAATGAAGCAGACAAAAGTGTTTTCCCAAAGCTAATTCAACAATTCAAACGGGAATGGAATCTAGATACATTATTCGTAGCCGATGCGGCTCTTTATAGCGCGGATAACCTTCAGCAAATCCAGTCTTTACAATGGCTTTCACGAGTACCTGCAACAGTTAAAGAAACTACTACTTTACTGACATTGCCCGATGAATTGTTTGACCATAGCACTATAGATGGATACCTGATTGCTGAATGTGGTAGCTATTACGGGAGTGTAAAACAACGTTGGTTAATCGTTGAAAGCAAGAAACGAAAACAATCAGACCTTCATCAATTGTCCAAGCGTCTAACAACAAAGAAAAATCAAGCTCAAACTCAATTAAAGCAATTATGCCGACAAAAATTTGCCTGTCAGCCTGATGCGGAAAAGGCAGTACAAAATCTGAGAAAAAAACTAAGATTTTATCAACTTGATGATGTGAAACTAATTCCACATTTTAGTCACGGCAAATCTGGTAGACCCCCTCAAAATCAACTCCCAACTCAGGTTCATTACCAAATTGATGCTAGTTTGATTCCTAATCTAAATGCTATTGCTCTAGAAGAACGAAAAGCAGGAAGATTTATTCTGGCAACTAATGTCTTGGACAAACATCAGTTGAGCAATGACCAATTGTTGATTGAGTATAAAGCACAACAATCTACTGAGCGAGGTTTTCGATTTCTCAAAGAGCCTTTGTTCTTTACCAGTAGTGTTTTTCTTAAATCCCCAAAACGGATTGCTGCTTTGGCAATAGTTATGGGCTTATCTCTTTTAGTTTATAGTCTGGGTCAACGTGCTTTACGACTAGCTTTGGCAACCGCAGGGCAAACTATTCCTAATCAGTTGGGCAAACCGACTACTTCCCCTACTCTACGTTGGGTTTTTCAATGCTTTATGTCGGTTCATCTTGTTTCCTTCGGTGGAGTCAAACAAATTAGTAATCTTACTAGTGAACGAAGTCACATTCTTCAGTTTTTTAATTCCTATTGTCGTCAATATTATCTGCTCTCTTAA
- a CDS encoding pentapeptide repeat-containing protein, translating to MTTEVETIRAGESKQFPGVDLEDEDLSSCQLEKVNFAGANLVGVNLSRANLKGARLDGANLLGARLELADLRANFLGASLMQADLSNADLRGGNLRGANLMGAKLSRASLAGAFLSGSNLSGVNFQGVDLRGADLKGANLNGANLKGANLSQADLQGANLSEANLEEADLRGTNLAGANLTGANLLCAETDGSNLDGVNLERTCIIGTAISKAKKS from the coding sequence ATGACAACTGAAGTAGAAACAATTCGAGCGGGGGAAAGCAAACAATTTCCAGGAGTAGATTTAGAAGACGAAGATCTCTCTAGCTGCCAGTTAGAAAAAGTTAATTTTGCTGGAGCTAATTTAGTAGGTGTCAATTTATCACGCGCTAATCTTAAAGGAGCCAGACTAGACGGAGCTAATCTTTTAGGGGCGCGGCTCGAATTAGCAGATTTGAGAGCCAATTTTCTGGGCGCGAGTTTGATGCAAGCCGATTTGAGTAATGCTGACTTACGCGGTGGCAATCTTCGCGGTGCCAATCTTATGGGAGCAAAATTGTCTCGTGCTTCTCTGGCAGGAGCTTTCTTGAGCGGCAGTAATCTATCTGGAGTCAATTTTCAGGGTGTAGACTTGCGTGGTGCCGATCTCAAAGGTGCTAATCTCAACGGTGCTAATTTAAAAGGTGCCAATCTGTCTCAAGCTGATTTACAGGGAGCTAATCTTAGTGAAGCCAACTTAGAAGAAGCTGATTTGCGAGGAACCAACCTGGCAGGAGCTAATTTAACTGGTGCCAATTTACTGTGCGCCGAAACCGATGGTAGTAATTTAGACGGCGTTAATTTGGAGCGAACCTGTATTATCGGTACGGCAATCTCCAAAGCTAAAAAAAGCTAG